Proteins co-encoded in one Desulfitobacterium hafniense DCB-2 genomic window:
- a CDS encoding B12-binding domain-containing radical SAM protein has protein sequence MRIVLVALNAKYVHTNLAIRYLRASVQGEFPDVDLREFTINESMERIEAELYEAKADVIGFSCYIWNLKETLAVIRRLRPVSPHTRIVVGGPEVSFEGEAFLRENPEIDGVVLGEGEITFLELLRAWESGASLSQVQGLAWRASSREIILNPPRRQLAMAELPNPYNHEEELKGRLAYVETTRGCPFNCQYCLSSTFQGVRYLSPERFRQIMRQTLRYGARTIKLVDRTFNVNKEHALRILDIAREEAAHYPPEAGIRVHCEMAGELLDEEWLLYLQDYPQDLVQFEIGVQSTHPETLAAIHRPQHFERWAKYIREMQRLNKAHLHLDLIAGLPKEGWESFRRSFNEVYDVQPDMLQLGFLKVLKGSGLREQRGEYGLVFAPDPPYTILQTDDLSHDELLRLHRLEELLDRYYNSGRFSHSLAGAVGNYPTPFDFYHEFAEFWHGQGWFRQSWSAKALFEKLWDFVAAQKTPWGCELTAALRERLRLDYYLWERPNGVPDYLLPTEGALPPNYGEMKFSLQQHRGWEQIIPEFPGMDRRQWSRATAVEYFQEPQPRWLLFFYNKGRTQTYPVPGEFFNEVY, from the coding sequence TTGCGAATTGTGTTGGTCGCTTTGAATGCCAAGTATGTGCATACCAATCTAGCTATACGCTACTTACGTGCCAGTGTCCAAGGTGAATTCCCCGATGTTGACCTGCGGGAATTTACTATTAATGAGTCCATGGAGCGGATTGAAGCAGAATTATATGAAGCCAAGGCAGATGTCATTGGCTTTTCATGTTATATATGGAACTTGAAGGAGACCCTGGCCGTCATTCGTCGGCTGAGGCCTGTCTCTCCCCATACCCGGATTGTGGTAGGGGGTCCGGAGGTTTCTTTTGAAGGGGAAGCCTTTTTAAGAGAGAATCCTGAAATTGATGGAGTGGTTCTGGGGGAAGGTGAAATCACCTTCCTGGAACTCCTGCGGGCCTGGGAATCAGGCGCCAGCCTCTCTCAAGTACAGGGGCTGGCCTGGCGGGCTTCTTCCCGGGAGATCATCCTCAACCCGCCCCGCCGGCAGCTGGCCATGGCTGAACTGCCTAATCCCTATAACCATGAAGAAGAGCTTAAAGGGCGCTTGGCCTATGTGGAGACAACCCGGGGCTGCCCTTTTAACTGCCAATACTGTCTTTCCTCCACCTTTCAAGGGGTCAGGTATCTTTCCCCGGAACGTTTCCGCCAGATTATGCGTCAAACGTTGCGCTATGGAGCGCGGACCATTAAATTAGTGGATCGCACGTTTAATGTGAATAAAGAGCATGCCTTGAGGATTTTGGATATTGCCCGGGAAGAAGCGGCCCATTACCCGCCGGAGGCAGGTATCCGGGTCCATTGCGAGATGGCGGGGGAGCTGTTGGATGAGGAGTGGCTTCTTTATTTGCAGGATTATCCTCAGGACCTGGTTCAGTTTGAGATTGGGGTGCAGTCCACCCATCCGGAGACTCTGGCCGCGATTCACCGCCCTCAGCATTTTGAGCGCTGGGCAAAGTATATCCGGGAGATGCAAAGGTTGAATAAAGCCCATCTGCATCTGGATCTCATCGCCGGTCTGCCTAAAGAAGGCTGGGAGAGTTTCCGCAGATCCTTTAATGAGGTCTATGACGTTCAACCGGATATGCTTCAGTTAGGCTTTTTGAAAGTGCTTAAGGGGTCGGGACTGCGTGAGCAAAGGGGGGAATATGGGCTGGTCTTTGCTCCGGATCCTCCGTACACCATTTTGCAGACCGATGATTTAAGCCATGACGAGCTGCTCCGGCTTCACCGGCTGGAGGAACTTCTGGATCGCTATTATAACTCGGGCCGCTTCAGTCATTCTTTGGCTGGGGCTGTCGGGAACTATCCCACTCCCTTTGACTTTTATCATGAGTTTGCTGAGTTTTGGCACGGGCAGGGATGGTTCAGGCAGAGCTGGTCGGCTAAAGCGCTTTTTGAAAAACTCTGGGATTTTGTTGCCGCTCAGAAAACCCCCTGGGGTTGTGAGCTGACGGCAGCCCTAAGAGAACGGTTGAGATTGGATTATTATCTGTGGGAACGGCCCAATGGTGTTCCGGACTATCTGCTTCCAACCGAGGGTGCCCTGCCGCCCAACTATGGGGAGATGAAATTTTCCCTTCAGCAGCATCGGGGCTGGGAGCAAATCATACCGGAGTTTCCCGGGATGGACCGCCGGCAATGGAGCCGGGCGACGGCTGTAGAGTATTTCCAGGAGCCGCAGCCCCGCTGGCTGCTGTTTTTTTACAACAAGGGGCGGACTCAAACCTATCCCGTCCCGGGAGAGTTTTTCAATGAAGTGTATTAG
- a CDS encoding glycosyl hydrolase family 18 protein → MRMLRRGSRGNDVAEVQVRLSELGYIPGPIDGIFGPKTEAAVIRFQKDRGLNPDGIVGPLTYQALFQPGPQPGYVLYTIKAGDTFYKLSLAFGVSLNEIIAANPGVDPYQLRIGQQVRIPKGGPGRRHTFSAWIPYWVQQEAMAVVRQHAELMTTLSPFWYELTPTGDLLLYPNAEDSSLIEFARSRGIELIPLVANNYDRQLISTVLNNPDLRQRNIAQIVNKVRSMNYTGIEIDYENIAAADRELFVLFLRELKAALAPYNKKLYVAIQAKTRADEPVSIGHDYGGIGAAVDVVRLMLYDYSWDNPGPIAPASWIRQVLDYAVTVIPPAKLEAGLPTYGYDWGTTRRSITYDDAIRLAQQHGAQIIQDPQRGPHFNYTDADGIAHQVWFTNALNFATFVDIVNQYNLRGISIWHPGGDDPQIYTVIQDRLE, encoded by the coding sequence ATGAGAATGTTACGCAGAGGGTCCCGCGGCAACGATGTCGCCGAAGTCCAGGTCCGCTTAAGTGAGCTGGGATACATCCCCGGACCCATTGATGGGATCTTTGGCCCTAAGACGGAGGCGGCTGTCATCCGCTTTCAGAAGGACCGGGGACTGAACCCCGACGGTATTGTCGGCCCCCTTACTTATCAGGCCCTCTTTCAGCCCGGGCCACAACCAGGCTACGTCCTCTATACCATCAAAGCCGGAGATACCTTCTACAAGCTTTCCCTGGCCTTCGGAGTATCCCTCAATGAAATTATCGCCGCCAACCCCGGTGTCGATCCCTACCAATTGCGCATCGGCCAGCAGGTCAGGATACCTAAAGGAGGACCGGGAAGACGACATACTTTTTCGGCCTGGATTCCTTATTGGGTACAGCAGGAGGCCATGGCCGTCGTTCGCCAGCATGCCGAACTCATGACAACCCTTTCTCCCTTCTGGTATGAACTCACCCCTACAGGCGATTTGCTCCTTTATCCCAATGCCGAAGACTCCTCCCTCATTGAATTCGCACGTTCCCGGGGCATCGAGCTGATCCCTCTGGTCGCCAATAATTACGATCGGCAATTGATCTCCACCGTATTGAACAACCCTGACCTCCGTCAACGCAATATCGCTCAAATCGTCAATAAGGTTCGTTCCATGAATTATACCGGAATCGAGATTGATTATGAGAATATTGCCGCCGCCGACCGGGAGCTCTTTGTCCTTTTCCTGAGAGAGCTTAAAGCTGCACTGGCGCCGTATAACAAAAAACTCTACGTCGCTATCCAAGCGAAAACCCGTGCCGATGAGCCCGTCAGTATCGGCCACGATTATGGGGGGATCGGCGCTGCGGTGGATGTTGTCCGCCTCATGCTCTATGATTACAGCTGGGATAATCCCGGACCCATTGCCCCAGCCAGCTGGATTCGCCAGGTTCTGGATTATGCAGTGACCGTCATCCCCCCCGCCAAACTGGAAGCCGGCTTGCCCACCTATGGTTATGATTGGGGAACCACCCGGAGAAGCATTACCTATGACGACGCCATTCGTCTGGCTCAGCAGCATGGAGCCCAAATTATCCAGGATCCCCAAAGAGGCCCCCACTTCAACTATACTGACGCCGACGGCATAGCTCACCAGGTCTGGTTTACCAATGCCCTGAACTTCGCTACTTTCGTGGACATCGTCAATCAGTACAACCTCCGGGGCATATCCATCTGGCATCCCGGCGGCGACGATCCCCAGATCTACACCGTGATCCAGGACCGGCTGGAGTAA
- a CDS encoding polysaccharide deacetylase family protein, translating to MKKDSSKWRRLGLIVLVIGTLTLIGCSSLSLESFKTVKGSNMDQEDRQGAGGQGESPPEGSQGEDVTAEKPAHEEDNPIQEGNEGSDTNEEGNDNPVFTEIPPSQNTQESPVTASPEPAPPGTPVRTFYELSGTPPTAPGLAMKHRVFKEEPPKIVYLTIDDGPSENTVHILDILKQEEVNATFFVIGTQVERYPELLKKAYEQGNAIGNHTYSHNYSEIYQSPEAFVANLKKNEELIYKLIGVRPKVIRTPGGTHGNFHISYYNAVDAQDYLVYDWNVSTGDASAPLVPAETLIKNVKEQAPGRDRIILLMHDAPGKWTTVDALPKIIRFLKEQGYEFGVLSPEVAPILFPGGFYS from the coding sequence GTGAAAAAAGACAGCAGCAAATGGAGAAGATTAGGACTGATAGTGCTCGTTATCGGAACCCTTACGTTAATCGGGTGCAGTTCGCTCTCCTTAGAATCCTTTAAAACAGTCAAAGGCTCTAATATGGATCAAGAGGATAGGCAAGGGGCGGGGGGGCAAGGTGAATCTCCGCCGGAAGGCTCCCAGGGGGAGGATGTCACAGCGGAGAAACCTGCTCATGAAGAAGATAATCCTATACAAGAGGGGAATGAAGGCTCCGACACCAATGAAGAAGGGAACGATAATCCAGTTTTTACAGAAATCCCTCCTTCCCAAAACACCCAAGAGAGTCCGGTGACTGCATCGCCGGAACCGGCCCCGCCAGGGACTCCGGTGCGTACTTTTTATGAGTTGTCCGGCACACCTCCTACGGCTCCGGGTTTAGCCATGAAGCATCGTGTGTTTAAAGAAGAGCCGCCGAAAATTGTCTACTTAACCATAGATGATGGACCATCGGAAAATACAGTCCATATCTTGGATATACTCAAGCAGGAAGAGGTTAACGCTACTTTCTTTGTGATTGGCACCCAGGTCGAGAGATACCCGGAGCTGCTCAAAAAGGCTTATGAACAAGGCAACGCTATTGGCAATCATACCTATTCTCATAATTACAGTGAGATTTATCAAAGCCCGGAAGCCTTTGTAGCCAACCTGAAAAAGAATGAGGAGTTAATTTACAAACTTATTGGTGTGCGCCCCAAGGTGATCCGTACTCCGGGGGGAACCCATGGCAATTTCCATATCAGCTACTACAATGCGGTGGATGCCCAGGATTATCTGGTTTATGACTGGAATGTAAGCACAGGGGATGCCTCAGCTCCTCTGGTGCCGGCGGAGACCCTGATCAAGAATGTCAAGGAACAAGCCCCCGGCCGGGACCGGATCATTCTTTTAATGCATGACGCTCCAGGCAAATGGACGACAGTGGATGCCTTGCCGAAGATTATTCGTTTTCTTAAGGAGCAGGGTTATGAATTTGGGGTGCTGTCCCCTGAAGTTGCCCCCATTCTTTTCCCGGGGGGATTTTACAGTTAA
- a CDS encoding cell wall-binding repeat-containing protein: MFEKRMTSAVLTLIMLFALIFPGQTLASTTPTVNRLAGQDRYETAAAIARQWSHSDYAILVSGENYPDALASAPLAQKHKAPILLTASDSLPASTKQALADLEVNQVIIIGGTGVIAPSIEAELQAMGISTTRLAGQNRYETALKIAGQVQNSPTQLFVCTGDDFADALSVAPIAAIEQIPIILVSGDSLANSVQEYLDLNSAHITKTFVIGYSDVISDQVAGQFPHVERIVGADKYARNIAVNEQFNHLFSTEALCIASGEGFADALAGSALAAQKSQPILLVNNATPDTTKKYYQQRSTSLDHIIVFGGTGIVADKVMQDLKPSADFADLPVGIRLDKSNIALTIGQSESLTAILDRPAGSVEESSNELVWLSSNPTVATVNQGKVVGINNGSASITVKTKDGNQASCLVTVNSLAGKHRTMNISNYTKAGADTATFRYQLLDEAGKDITAAIPTSQLSAVASLGSSISLDPSKGIGTVTFNSAADTDKPIIITLVDLTSGAVVRLDSAAGIDSSSFTYPIGIPKPELPLTNPIQYTNKIVEITITSTILSIDRREDGDVGYAVYVVKDQNGYDITHLPLANNLKVTSDIGTASTATDRVLKVKFPPNVDPSSLTGITVTITDPQSGVTTTATLEPSP; encoded by the coding sequence ATGTTTGAGAAAAGAATGACAAGTGCTGTCTTGACATTAATCATGCTCTTTGCTTTGATCTTTCCCGGACAGACCTTGGCAAGCACAACGCCCACAGTGAATCGGCTGGCCGGCCAGGACAGATATGAAACGGCAGCAGCCATTGCCAGGCAATGGTCACATTCGGACTATGCGATTCTGGTGTCCGGTGAAAACTATCCGGATGCTCTTGCCAGTGCACCCCTGGCTCAAAAACATAAGGCACCGATCCTATTAACTGCTTCAGATAGTTTGCCGGCTTCCACGAAACAGGCTTTAGCCGATTTAGAGGTGAACCAGGTCATCATCATTGGCGGAACCGGAGTTATTGCACCTTCTATTGAAGCAGAACTGCAAGCCATGGGGATCTCCACAACCCGGCTGGCCGGTCAGAACCGGTATGAGACCGCTCTGAAGATTGCCGGCCAAGTTCAAAACTCACCGACCCAATTGTTCGTTTGCACCGGCGATGATTTTGCGGATGCTCTTTCTGTGGCACCCATTGCGGCCATCGAACAGATTCCGATTATTTTAGTTTCCGGCGACTCTTTAGCAAACTCTGTCCAAGAATACCTTGATTTAAATTCAGCTCATATCACCAAAACCTTTGTCATTGGCTATTCAGATGTTATCAGTGATCAGGTCGCCGGTCAATTTCCTCATGTCGAGCGCATCGTCGGGGCCGATAAATATGCCCGAAATATTGCCGTCAATGAACAATTCAATCACCTGTTTAGTACCGAGGCCCTTTGCATCGCCAGTGGCGAGGGATTTGCCGACGCTCTTGCCGGCTCCGCACTGGCAGCCCAAAAATCCCAGCCGATTCTTCTCGTCAATAACGCCACTCCTGATACCACAAAAAAGTATTACCAGCAGCGGTCGACAAGTTTAGATCATATCATTGTGTTTGGTGGAACAGGGATCGTTGCAGATAAGGTCATGCAGGATTTAAAGCCCTCCGCTGATTTTGCTGATTTACCCGTGGGAATCAGACTGGATAAAAGCAACATCGCCCTAACCATAGGGCAAAGCGAATCTCTGACAGCTATACTGGATAGGCCCGCAGGTTCAGTTGAAGAAAGCAGCAATGAGCTTGTTTGGTTGTCCAGCAACCCCACTGTGGCAACAGTAAATCAGGGAAAAGTTGTGGGGATAAATAACGGATCGGCCTCTATTACGGTAAAGACAAAGGACGGCAACCAAGCTTCCTGCCTTGTTACTGTAAATAGCTTAGCCGGAAAACATAGGACGATGAATATAAGCAACTATACAAAAGCCGGTGCTGATACTGCTACGTTTAGATATCAACTGCTTGATGAGGCGGGTAAAGATATTACTGCAGCAATTCCCACCTCTCAACTATCTGCGGTTGCCTCCCTAGGTTCTTCCATTTCTTTAGATCCCAGCAAAGGGATAGGGACCGTAACCTTTAACTCTGCTGCAGATACGGATAAACCCATTATCATTACACTCGTTGACTTAACAAGCGGGGCAGTGGTCCGTCTTGATTCAGCTGCCGGCATAGATTCTTCCAGTTTCACTTATCCAATCGGTATTCCTAAACCTGAATTGCCCCTCACAAATCCCATCCAGTACACCAATAAAATCGTTGAAATCACAATCACTTCAACCATACTGTCTATCGACAGGAGAGAAGATGGAGATGTGGGTTATGCCGTCTATGTTGTGAAAGATCAGAATGGCTATGATATTACCCACCTTCCTCTTGCCAATAATCTAAAGGTGACAAGTGATATAGGTACTGCTTCCACGGCTACAGATCGCGTACTAAAGGTGAAATTCCCTCCAAACGTGGATCCCTCATCTCTTACCGGCATCACAGTAACGATTACCGACCCCCAGAGCGGAGTAACAACAACGGCGACTTTAGAACCCAGTCCTTAA
- a CDS encoding Cof-type HAD-IIB family hydrolase — protein sequence MKIKLVATDLDDTLLRDDLTLSERVVEAIRQARGQGVYVTFATGRMPVSARPYAEQLGLDVPIITYNGAMIQEAISREILYRKVIPVALAREVVGFLLGEGAHLHMYRKDRVFVQKMNEWSRSYGQKTKVTVEEADLITILEDEKEGVEKIIVFGPPEELADWRQKLGQRLPGRLHLTSSKSYFLEMGHPEVNKGNTLLTFAQGLGIKPEEVMAIGDSLNDLEMIRCAGLGVAMGNALPEVKDAADVVTASNEEDGVAKAIEEYVLLKHR from the coding sequence TTGAAGATTAAATTGGTAGCCACAGATTTGGATGATACTTTATTAAGGGATGATTTAACCCTGTCGGAGCGGGTTGTTGAAGCCATTCGGCAGGCCAGGGGACAAGGTGTTTATGTGACCTTTGCCACTGGAAGGATGCCCGTTTCAGCCAGGCCCTATGCTGAGCAGTTGGGTTTGGATGTTCCGATTATTACTTATAATGGTGCCATGATTCAGGAAGCGATCAGCCGGGAGATTCTGTACCGCAAGGTCATCCCGGTGGCCTTAGCCCGGGAAGTGGTCGGCTTCCTGCTGGGAGAAGGGGCTCATCTTCATATGTACCGCAAGGATAGGGTTTTTGTTCAGAAAATGAATGAATGGTCCCGGTCCTATGGGCAAAAAACCAAAGTTACCGTGGAAGAGGCTGACCTTATAACAATCCTGGAAGACGAAAAAGAAGGCGTGGAGAAGATCATCGTCTTTGGTCCTCCGGAAGAGCTGGCAGATTGGCGGCAAAAATTAGGCCAAAGATTGCCGGGCAGGCTTCATTTGACCTCTTCCAAGTCTTATTTTCTGGAGATGGGTCATCCGGAGGTTAACAAAGGGAACACTTTGTTGACCTTTGCCCAAGGGCTGGGCATCAAGCCGGAAGAGGTTATGGCGATTGGCGACAGCCTCAATGATCTGGAAATGATCCGGTGTGCAGGCCTCGGAGTGGCTATGGGTAATGCTCTGCCAGAGGTAAAGGATGCGGCCGATGTGGTGACTGCTTCCAACGAAGAGGATGGGGTCGCCAAGGCTATTGAGGAGTATGTGCTGCTTAAGCATCGATGA
- a CDS encoding GntR family transcriptional regulator: protein MSQPLDNSKPIYMQIRELIEDQIVNNQLKEGEQAPSTNQLVNFYKINHVTVAKGVNQLIDEGILFKKRGLGMFVTEGARARLLEKRKDAFINEYLVGLLQEAGKLGISTEEIIELIHKMKRD, encoded by the coding sequence TTGAGTCAACCATTGGATAATAGCAAACCCATCTACATGCAAATCCGGGAATTGATTGAAGATCAAATTGTTAACAATCAGCTTAAGGAGGGAGAGCAAGCTCCTTCCACCAATCAACTGGTCAATTTCTATAAGATCAACCATGTAACGGTAGCCAAGGGGGTTAATCAATTGATTGACGAGGGTATTTTGTTTAAGAAAAGAGGCTTAGGCATGTTTGTCACAGAGGGAGCCCGGGCCCGGCTTCTGGAAAAGCGTAAGGACGCCTTTATTAATGAGTATCTCGTAGGCTTACTCCAGGAAGCTGGTAAACTGGGAATATCCACGGAAGAAATCATTGAACTCATCCACAAGATGAAACGGGATTAA
- a CDS encoding ATP-binding cassette domain-containing protein: MNIQVEVQNVSLQYKNFPALKNISFTLAESKIYGLIGRNGAGKTSLLSLLASFREPTSGKILINGEEPFENPLVMEQVCFIYEKDYKDESEDVSTLLETAERYRSHYDKDYAHKLMQRFKLPMNKPLKSLSRGMQSVFNVVTGLASRCPITILDEAYLGMDAPTREIFYQELLADQENHPRIFILSTHLVSEMDYLFDKVLILDRGSLILQENYEDFISRGSSLTGPAEVVDEFVHSLQKLNEQKLGNTKSVMIYDTLSEGQQRAAQAKGLQIGPVSLQELFIHLTKEEE; encoded by the coding sequence ATGAATATTCAAGTTGAGGTTCAGAATGTATCTCTTCAGTATAAGAACTTTCCTGCTTTAAAAAACATTTCTTTTACCTTGGCAGAGAGTAAAATTTACGGCCTCATCGGTCGCAATGGTGCCGGAAAAACTTCTTTGCTTTCCCTGCTGGCCTCCTTCCGGGAGCCTACCTCAGGAAAAATTCTCATCAATGGGGAAGAGCCCTTTGAAAACCCCTTGGTGATGGAGCAAGTCTGCTTTATCTACGAGAAAGACTATAAAGACGAATCGGAAGATGTCTCTACTTTATTGGAAACAGCAGAGCGCTATCGCTCCCACTACGATAAGGACTACGCCCATAAGCTTATGCAACGTTTCAAGCTGCCGATGAATAAACCACTGAAAAGCCTCTCCAGGGGAATGCAATCCGTCTTTAACGTAGTTACAGGCTTGGCCAGCCGCTGCCCCATTACCATTCTGGATGAGGCTTATCTGGGCATGGATGCACCCACCAGGGAAATTTTTTATCAGGAACTGCTGGCAGATCAGGAGAACCATCCTCGTATTTTTATCCTCTCCACTCACTTGGTCTCGGAAATGGATTACCTTTTTGATAAAGTGCTGATCCTGGATCGGGGAAGTCTCATCCTTCAGGAAAATTATGAAGACTTCATCTCCCGGGGTTCTTCCCTTACCGGTCCTGCCGAAGTGGTGGATGAATTCGTGCACAGCCTCCAGAAGCTTAACGAACAAAAACTTGGCAACACCAAATCAGTCATGATCTACGATACCCTTAGCGAGGGACAGCAGCGCGCCGCTCAGGCCAAAGGATTGCAGATTGGGCCTGTTTCACTTCAGGAGCTGTTCATACATTTGACCAAGGAGGAGGAATAA